A window of Ictalurus furcatus strain D&B chromosome 4, Billie_1.0, whole genome shotgun sequence genomic DNA:
GGTCCTCATGAGAAAGCTGTCACCATGCAATATCCATCCTGACGCTCCAATAGCCAAGCTTACACTGCTCATCTACTGTGACGAGGGactctcccttttctttctttctttctttctgtctttccctctccaTCTTTGTCTGTATTTAGAAAAAATAGCTGATCCGTCTTTTGCAGGATGGCTAGCTGTGATGTAATATTTGATTGACAGCGGAATGTGCGTCTTTTAAAATCCTCAAATGCATGACTAGATTTGTGGGACACACATTAGATCATTGAATGTCTGTGCAGTATTATTTCAGTCGCTGAaaatcaacccccccccccccccgccccctctctctctctatatatagatatatagatatatagttGTAGAAAATCTCTTCGACCTAAGTCCAAAAATTTAAGAGACAAGGGGTTATAGATGTCAAAAGATCAAACTTTTGTTTGAAGTCAAATAAAGCTGAGACCTCTGCAGAAATTCTGAATCATACAATCATGACATGGGCTTTTTATGTTGTCTTCCAACAGCTAGCTCAACTAGGCAGGTTGTACTCCTGCTCCTTAATTGGAACAACCTGTCTTCTCGCCAACCATTAACTCCTAGTCATATACGATTTACAGTTGTGGCGCAAGTCAATTCATTtgtaaaaaagttttgttttattcttacAAAGTTTACTCTATCAACATAATCATATTTCCAAATGTAGTCTTTGGCCACCACAGTTGTCCTGTTTTAACATCCTACAACATTCCTAAGCCAGGTCGGCCTCAGAGCTCAGGCAGAGGCAGACCTTCCCTACTTAGGCTCCCTAATTAGGCTCCCTAAGCCAAGTCTGCCTTAGGGCTTAGGCACAATTCCTTCCTATTATGGGTCTCCTGTGAGTATTACTATGACATAATCCTATACACTGGTTACATAGGAGTTGACTGAGGCATTGGATGGAGTCATGGATGTCTTTCGGTGCTATGGTTAAATGTGGTTAAACATTCCTCTACTGGAAGATACAGCTCTCTTTTAACTCAATACATACTTATATCATTTTTCAACTCAATACATATTATATACTTATACCCCCCCCCAATCCCCTCCCCCCCTTCAGTGGTCAGTTCTGATTGATGCAGTGGCAAAGCACTCCTCGGCCTCTCAGTAAGGCGGCTTCGAATGTCTTTTATTAACTCCTCAGCTTATGAATTCTCCTACATGCTTTGTTGTTGCTGTCGCTGTTTCTTTCAAATGTCAAGACAGTCCATTGTTCTGTTTAACTTGCCACGTCTTCCTTCCTCCCTGCAACCCGCTCAGTGATCTCATTTATTAAATGTCATGTAGGGAGTGCGCTGGCGCAGAACGCACGTTGTCAACTCGTGAAGCGCGCGCGGGCCTTCCGCAGGCGAAAACGCGTTTAAGGTACGGTCTGAAACGCCAGAGCGATTCCGtcatcttgtaaaaaaaaaaactgcaggcAAAATATTCTAAACAATAGGTCGCGTTTCTTAAGTTATTTAGACAGCGCTATAGCGATATGCCAGCTATGATTCTGTAAACGACGTGCTGCGTATAAGGTCATACAGGTGTCCATGAGTCCTGCAATACCGCGCGCGCACTCACGTGTGTGAGTCGGTGTGTAGTATTTGTGTCTTGCATGCGTATGGGAACACTAACCTATAATCGATttaatgaaagtttttttttttttttttttacattaatttcccttgcaaaaaaaaaggcgtTCTCGCGCATTCTTGGAGTCATTGATAAAGACTACATCATTTGCCTCCATAATCCATTAGAACGCAAATGACCTCTTGTCCGCGTGTCATGGCCCCCATTTTTCAAAAGAACTGAGCAACGACTCCTTTCTCTCTTCAGAATCACAAGTACCTGCAAGCCCACCTGTATGATTCTTCTTCAGAAGAGGCGGTGCTTTGCCACACGTCACGAGCTGTAGAGGCGCCGCGATTGGCAGCCCAGAGACGCGCTCGTGGGCCGGTGGGGAGCAGAGCGGAGGGGTGGGGGCGAGGGCGCGTGCTCACCAGCCTTTGTGtatcacttccaatatctcacGCGTCAATAATTGAGCGCGCGAGCAGACGGAGCCCCGCGCTATGTGCTCAACCGCGCGCCGACTAGACGAGGGCCTCGCTGCGTGCACCACCGACTCGAGACGAGTTCACAGGAAAAATACGACGGACAAAAGGATCTAGAAACGGACAACTCACAAATCCCAGGCAGGTTTCGGAGaaaagacaaataataataataataataatataataataataataataataataataaagaaagaaaaacccacTTGATTTGGACATCCACACCTGGAGAGCGCTTCATTTTCAGTGCGGGGGAAAAAGGTCTGGAGACAAGCTGTGACTTTGAGAGCGAGCTGAAGTAGGAGAGGCTGAGAGAAGTGGTGAGGAGACTGCAGGCTGAAGTTACAgtaatgctggtgtttgtgctGTGCGCGCTGGCGTTAGGTTGCCTCGCGAGCGCGCAGAATGAGACGGAGCCCATCGTGCTGGAGGGAAAATGTCTGGTCGTGTGCGACTCGAACCCAACTTCTGACCCCACCGGAACAGCGCTCGGGATTTCCGTGCGCTCTGGAAGCGCTAAAGTCGCATTCTCCGCTGTCAGGAACACCAACCACGAGCCGTCAGAGATGAGTAATCGGACAATGGTCATCTACTTTGATCAGGtaactttattaaatatgaatgtaaaaagCGGGGGGATTAAATAGGGTCGGTTCGCGATTAAATATTGCTATTGTAAGCACGGTGCTGGTGAGAAGCTGCTGTGATGTTGCTTTGATGGAGCTGCTCTCAGGTGGGACACTGGGATATTTTTCCTCAACGTGTCCACTGATAGTAAAAtcgaattaaataataataataatatgaaaagtACCGAGTGTGCAAATATGGCTTGAAAGCGCTGCAAATCGAGCGGAAAATTCTGTTcggatttcatttcattcacaaaCTTCAGTTTTATTCATAACCTTTACGTTGAGTTGTATTCCAATAAACCAGATTTTACATTTCAGTTCTGTTCCGATTAGTGCCTGTTTGTATGATCGGACTCTTTATTCTCTGCGCTGCGTCTTCTCTTGCAGGTTCTCGTGAACGTCGGCAGAAGTTTCGACGAAGAGAGAAGTAATTTCTTCGCCCCACGAAAAGGGATTTACAGTTTTAATTTCCACGTCGTGAAGGTTTATAACCGTCAAACTATCCAGGTCAGTAGTTTTCTCTGTGCGCATCTGTCCGCGTctgcgcgcgtgtgcgtgcgtgcgcgcgtgcgtgcgtatgtgtgtagTTCTGATTGATCGTGATGGACAGGCTGATGCAAAccaatataaaaatagataagtATCAGTGtttattatgaaattatttAGAGGGAATGTTTCAACACTATCCACCGCCTTATTAATAAATGTAGCCATGGCTTTGAGCACATAAGCGGAGTATTACGCACACGAACTAATGACTTCTGCACCAGTGCCTGTGTGTCCCATGTGGAGTCACTCGGGATTGGTCAAGATCAGCGAGCGTACCGCAAAATATCAAGACCCTGTAGTGTAGTGACAATAAATGACTTTCACATacgtaattaattaatttatatatatatatatatatatatatatatatatatatatatatatatatatatatatatatatatatatatatatagaggttggaaagattgtgtgtgtatatatatatatatatatatatatatatatatatatatatatatatatatatatatatataacatctcTCATTAAAACATTCCAAGAAATATCCACTCTGTTCTTTTAGACGAATCAGGCTGACAGCGCTGTTATTTAAAACTATGACTAATTCAAACTTATCATGATGTTTTGCAGTCACTTTGCATTATTGAGCTCTGAATAGGCCTACTAGTGAAATTATCTCAAgggcaaaaaagaaagaaaaaaaaccctgaacaaGGGCCAAATTACACCTTTTGTGaagtgagaaataaaaacaagcaaattatttaaacattcacccaccacatctcacacacagcGTGCAGAATAAATAATTAGGAGCTTGAATAAAAGCAGTTTTTTCGTGATTaaatgaaaggggaaaaaaagaataaggaAGTCTCAGAGGCAGAAAGGTCCAACGAAAAAACATATCTTCATGCAGTTTGCTTCACGCCTACTCTAAACCTCAACAATAGCTCTTTAATCATATATATGCATTTATTCACAATGCATCTATTTGGAGGTTGTTAGATGTCTGGTCTTAGTGTTTGATTAAAACTGTGAAATATAGGCCAAATAACATATAAATGCAAAACATAATACTCATGGTGATATATAATTATGCATATACATAAATCAATGTATTAAGCAAATACACTGTGAGAAAAGAGAGTATTCGTGTGTACTGGGGTGGTACCCTTATCTTTTGTACCTTCATTAACTTttacctggaaatgtggataaaatgtcttttattagATCTTTATCTTTATACCTTTAAATCTTTATGGAATGTACACcatatccacatttccaggtgaaagatagatattaaatgtataaaGTGTGTTTGCTTGAGGGTATCACTCCAGTGACAAGGAATGGTGCAGCTTAGTACGCTTTTCTTCAGGAGAATGTATCAATAAGGCTATCCATTTAATGAGCCTTATTTATTAATATGGGCTAACTGAAGCATCATAACCGCAGTGACCACTAAGCTTTAAAGTTAGTCAGTGGTTAAAAGCTCTCCTGTCATCCATGCACAGTGCATATATCCACAATGTATGAATCTCACTGCATGGATTGCCTATGAATAAATCATTTACACAGGCCTTTTAAACTCGAGCGCATGATCTTCGTTGTATTTAGTTTTACCCGACAAATGCTCACCAGGTTTAAAACCAGGACAAGCCAGTGAAAGGGATTTGTACGCATGTCATATACTCTTTTAAGTGTGTTATATCAGAACCAGCAGTCATTTTGAAGGCTACTGTGCCTTTTGCCTTCTAAATAGTTACTAGCAATTATAGGAGTCTTTTTGTGAAACTACATCAAAGACAAGATTATATAATGAGTTAACCAACTAAAATCTCTAATGTAACACTTTCTGTGTTATTTTAAGTGTAGTATACCAAATGCAAAAGTAACTAAACGTGCTGATAACAGTCTTGGAATAAACATATAACAAATAAAGTTCTTTACATTACAATATGTAAGCTTTCTGGTACATTCTGAATGAAAGTGGCTGAAAAGATACAAATCCAAGAATACACTTTTTTATGCAGAGGTAGTGACATCATATGTTTTACTCTTGGGTTAAGAGAATACTTCTGTAATGGCATCTTGCTGTTGTAAAACGGTTACTTTTTCATCATGCACAATATTCAACTGAAAAAGCCTGTAGAAGGCCATCTGGACCGCAAACGTACCTGGTCGCAATATAAATATTGTTGATATTTTATAAAGGTTATCAGATTAAATTGATCTATCATAGATCATAGATTGAGATTATCCATAAAActaggtttaaaaataaaatcttgaatcaTTAGGAATGGACCTCTGTGcctacaaaatgtttaaaagcagAAAGTCTCTTTAATCTTTAAATCTCTAAATAGAAACCACTCAAAGTGACCAGCCACCATTCTGCTGTTATCCAGCCCGGGAACTGCGTGTCAGAAGCTGTTTGTTCTGTTAAATACTGAATTATTCAAGGGTGATGACCCAATCAGTAGACTTCTGTCCATATTCCCTCTCCTAATTGGGTGCTTTAGCGTTAATAAAGTGACTTGAATGGACCTGACATCCTGCTCCAACTGCTTCTCCATTTGTTCTGCCATGTAATTGCTGCTGATGGGAACAATTGACTGCATGTCTTTTTGCCAGCAGGGATTACACGGACTGTTCCATACATGTCTTTCAACTCTGCTATTGATGTATGGTATACTCTGTTACACAGAGACGCCATGACTATTATCTATTAATAGATCTACTGTATGATTGTGGTAAAAGACATTTGATAttagacatgtttttttttttatacacacatacagtaattcTGCTCACTGAGCAAGTATCGTGTTATTTTACTCCACTACAGAGTACAAAACCCCCGGTACTCTCCCTATGGCCCATAAAAGCATCAATAAGCTTTAAAGCTCAATTATAGCTTCTAATGCTGAGACATTCACTGGTTATTAACAAGTGTATGAATGACAGTTACTGAACAGAGATGCGAATGAAAGTCAGTCCACCTCGTAAAAGTTTTGCCTAGAACACCGCAATAATTACATCACATCAAGATGTTTTACTTTATGATAGTTTATATATGGAGAGGAGGAAAGCatggttatgtttttttttcccagaaagATGATAAACTGTGAAttagaagggggaaaaaagaaagtttgTAAGTGCCTTGCTTATAACCTGTGTCCTTGTTACAGGTGAGCCTCATGCACAATGGGTGGCCTGTGATCTCAGCCTTTGCTGGAGACCAGGACGTGACGCGTGAGGCTGCCAGTAATGGTGTTCTGATTCAAATGGAGAAAGGCGATCGCGCCTACCTCAAGCTGGAGCGGGGCAACCTGATGGGTGGCTGGAAGTACTCCACCTTCTCTGGCTTCCTGGTCTTCCCTCTGTAGACGAGGGGCTTTCCATGTAGGGACTATTGCTCTTCAGCTCACCAGCTTGTGGGACTGTGGCgatagagtgagaaagagagatgatgatAGGGagaaggtgtgtttgtgtgtgactgagatata
This region includes:
- the cbln1 gene encoding cerebellin-1, with amino-acid sequence MLVFVLCALALGCLASAQNETEPIVLEGKCLVVCDSNPTSDPTGTALGISVRSGSAKVAFSAVRNTNHEPSEMSNRTMVIYFDQVLVNVGRSFDEERSNFFAPRKGIYSFNFHVVKVYNRQTIQVSLMHNGWPVISAFAGDQDVTREAASNGVLIQMEKGDRAYLKLERGNLMGGWKYSTFSGFLVFPL